Proteins encoded in a region of the Photobacterium angustum genome:
- a CDS encoding mechanosensitive ion channel family protein: MEKFIYWWSSLEKGASVDWMYNIGLLLLLSSVLWGGWILLSRRLATVADKSQFIWDDALISAIRAPITLCIWVWPGLLSIGILIDNLTSYSSTSLSTLRHLLLIWTIVWTLFRLISNMEQTILENRPQRDATTVNAISKILRLIVMVFGGLIAMQNLGLSLSGLLTFGGVGGLVVGMAAKDLLANFFGGMMLYFDRPFKVGDWIRSPDRQIEGTVEKIGFRMTIIRTFDKRPMYVPNSVFSSVVVENASRMLNRRIKQSVGLRYCDAAVVGDVVRDIKTMLQNHPDIDTRQTLIVSFDTYGASSLNILVYTFTKTVEWIKYKDVQQDVMLKIVEIVHSHGADFAFPTTTLDMPAAASTALASIERAQQA, translated from the coding sequence ATGGAAAAGTTCATATATTGGTGGTCGTCGTTAGAAAAGGGCGCATCTGTCGATTGGATGTATAACATCGGCTTATTATTATTGTTGAGCTCTGTGCTATGGGGTGGATGGATCTTACTGTCACGTCGTTTAGCTACGGTGGCAGATAAAAGTCAGTTTATTTGGGATGACGCATTAATCAGTGCGATCCGCGCACCCATTACTTTATGTATTTGGGTTTGGCCGGGCTTGCTGTCGATTGGCATATTAATTGATAACTTGACCAGCTATTCCAGCACATCATTATCGACTCTCCGTCATCTGTTGCTGATCTGGACCATTGTTTGGACGCTATTTCGTTTAATTTCCAATATGGAGCAGACCATATTGGAAAATCGACCACAGCGTGATGCGACAACCGTTAATGCGATATCGAAGATTTTGCGCTTAATCGTCATGGTGTTTGGCGGTTTAATTGCGATGCAAAATCTGGGCTTGAGCTTATCAGGCTTACTTACCTTTGGTGGTGTTGGTGGTTTAGTTGTCGGTATGGCAGCGAAAGATCTGCTGGCGAATTTCTTTGGCGGCATGATGTTATATTTTGATCGTCCGTTTAAGGTGGGTGACTGGATCCGCAGTCCTGATCGTCAAATTGAAGGTACGGTAGAGAAAATTGGTTTCCGTATGACCATTATTCGCACCTTTGATAAGCGTCCAATGTATGTGCCTAACTCTGTGTTTAGCTCGGTGGTGGTAGAAAATGCGTCTCGCATGCTCAACCGTCGTATTAAGCAAAGTGTCGGTTTACGTTATTGTGATGCTGCGGTAGTGGGTGATGTCGTGCGTGATATTAAAACCATGCTACAAAACCATCCAGATATCGATACTCGACAAACCTTGATTGTGAGCTTTGATACTTACGGTGCGTCGTCACTTAATATCTTGGTATATACCTTTACCAAAACGGTTGAATGGATTAAGTACAAAGACGTACAGCAGGATGTGATGCTTAAAATTGTTGAGATAGTACATTCGCATGGGGCAGATTTTGCTTTCCCAACCACAACATTAGATATGCCTGCAGCGGCATCTACGGCGTTGGCCTCTATTGAGCGTGCTCAGCAAGCTTAA
- the uspB gene encoding universal stress protein UspB, with protein sequence MSSDAFLFALFLVAVVNTSRYISTLRTLLVVMRECDPLLYQQVDGRGFFSSQGNVSKQIRLFHYIRSEQYKKHHDPVFMAKCIKVRKLFVLASTFMITFFIAIFAVAFLGY encoded by the coding sequence ATGAGTAGTGATGCATTTCTTTTCGCACTTTTTTTAGTGGCAGTTGTTAATACGTCTCGTTACATCAGCACCTTAAGAACATTACTGGTGGTGATGCGAGAATGTGATCCTCTTTTGTATCAGCAAGTGGATGGACGCGGTTTTTTCTCTTCTCAAGGTAATGTCAGTAAACAGATACGTTTATTTCATTACATCCGCAGTGAGCAATATAAAAAGCATCATGATCCGGTCTTTATGGCGAAATGTATTAAAGTACGTAAGCTGTTTGTTCTCGCCAGTACCTTTATGATCACCTTTTTTATCGCGATTTTTGCGGTTGCCTTTCTTGGCTACTAA
- the ftnA gene encoding non-heme ferritin, with translation MLAKAMVDNLNEQINLEFFSSNLYLQMSAWCEDKGFEGAAEFLRAHAVEEMEHMQRLFTYVSETGALPILGTIEAPKHEYASLGDVFRETYEHEQLITKKINELAHVAFTTQDYSTFNFLQWYVSEQHEEEKLFKGILDKIELVGEDGKALFFIDKDLSAMAKAESTSVMDSQA, from the coding sequence ATGTTAGCCAAGGCTATGGTTGATAACCTAAACGAGCAAATCAACTTAGAATTTTTCTCTTCAAACCTATACTTACAGATGAGTGCATGGTGTGAGGATAAAGGTTTTGAAGGTGCTGCTGAATTTTTACGAGCTCATGCCGTTGAAGAAATGGAACATATGCAACGTTTGTTTACTTATGTAAGCGAAACGGGCGCGTTGCCAATTCTTGGCACTATTGAAGCACCAAAACACGAATATGCATCATTAGGTGATGTATTCCGTGAAACTTACGAGCACGAGCAATTAATTACTAAGAAGATCAATGAGCTTGCTCATGTTGCATTTACTACGCAAGATTACTCAACATTTAACTTCTTACAGTGGTACGTATCAGAGCAACACGAAGAAGAAAAATTGTTTAAAGGCATTTTAGATAAAATTGAATTAGTCGGTGAAGACGGTAAGGCGCTATTCTTTATTGATAAAGATTTATCCGCGATGGCAAAAGCAGAGTCTACATCTGTTATGGATTCACAAGCCTAA
- a CDS encoding universal stress protein → MVYKHILAAIDLSDDSEVLVHKAALLAKALDAKLSLIHIDVDYADLYTGLIDINLAEMHERAESDAQTRLHQLAQKAQYPVSHTLVGSGDLSEEICHAIKNMDIDLVICGHHQDFWSKILSSTRQLLSRTPVDLLMVPLK, encoded by the coding sequence ATGGTCTATAAACATATCCTTGCCGCCATTGATTTATCAGACGATAGCGAAGTATTAGTCCATAAGGCCGCGCTATTAGCCAAAGCCCTCGATGCTAAATTGTCTCTGATCCATATCGATGTTGATTACGCTGATTTATATACCGGACTCATTGATATTAATTTAGCAGAGATGCATGAGCGCGCTGAAAGTGATGCGCAAACACGACTTCATCAACTGGCACAAAAAGCACAATATCCTGTGTCACATACCCTTGTCGGTAGCGGTGATCTGAGTGAAGAAATTTGTCATGCGATAAAAAACATGGATATCGATTTGGTGATTTGTGGCCATCATCAAGATTTCTGGAGCAAAATACTATCATCAACCCGCCAGTTACTAAGCCGTACACCTGTTGATTTATTAATGGTTCCACTGAAATAA
- a CDS encoding carboxylate/amino acid/amine transporter — protein MGYLSVITLLWAFSFSLIGVYLAGQVDPWFSVLTRVSLAALVFIPFLRFKHIHPKLALKLMIVGAFQLGIMYCFYYQSFLYLSVPEVLLFTIFTPIYVTLIYDALHKQFSPWYLLTAAIAVLGAAVIKFEGINQNFIIGFFIVQGANLCFAIGQVGYKRIIEQETTELPQHTVFGWFYIGAICIALPMFLLFGNNDKLPTTDTQWGILVYLGVVASGLGYFIWNKGATLVNAGALAIMNNALVPAGLIVNIVIWNRDVDYPRLIVGGVIIMFSLWLNETWVKRKVQQSQR, from the coding sequence ATGGGATATTTATCTGTCATCACCCTTTTATGGGCGTTTTCTTTTAGCTTAATTGGCGTCTACCTTGCCGGTCAGGTTGACCCTTGGTTTTCTGTATTAACTCGTGTCAGTTTAGCCGCACTAGTTTTTATCCCTTTTTTACGCTTTAAACACATCCATCCCAAATTAGCGCTCAAATTAATGATCGTCGGCGCTTTCCAATTAGGGATCATGTATTGCTTCTACTACCAATCTTTTTTATATCTCAGTGTGCCTGAAGTATTACTGTTTACTATTTTCACACCGATTTATGTCACTTTAATTTACGATGCACTCCATAAACAGTTTTCTCCTTGGTATTTACTCACCGCAGCAATCGCTGTACTGGGTGCTGCTGTGATCAAGTTTGAAGGCATCAACCAAAACTTTATTATCGGCTTTTTCATCGTCCAAGGGGCAAACCTGTGTTTTGCTATCGGGCAAGTGGGCTATAAGCGAATTATCGAACAAGAAACCACAGAGTTGCCACAACATACGGTATTTGGCTGGTTTTACATTGGTGCTATCTGTATCGCGTTACCGATGTTCTTATTGTTTGGCAATAACGACAAGCTACCGACGACCGATACTCAATGGGGGATCTTGGTTTATCTTGGTGTCGTTGCTTCAGGCTTGGGATATTTCATCTGGAATAAAGGGGCGACGTTAGTCAATGCTGGCGCTCTTGCTATCATGAATAATGCACTGGTACCTGCTGGGTTGATTGTCAACATTGTGATTTGGAATCGTGATGTCGACTATCCACGTTTGATTGTAGGTGGCGTGATCATTATGTTTTCACTGTGGCTAAATGAAACGTGGGTGAAACGCAAAGTTCAGCAAAGCCAACGATAA